The Treponema medium genome has a window encoding:
- a CDS encoding S66 family peptidase — translation MTIKKLAIISLSRGLLGEPFIKHEEELGFRRLRSYGIEVVTTANACKGIDFLQSHPEARAKDLLDAFSDPSIDMILCAIGGDDTYKLLPYLFEHDELRKAVQHSKKIFLGFSDTTMNHFMLHNVGVNTFYGQSFVADICELEDEMLPYSKKYFEELITTGTIKEIRPSDMWYSERTAFDESQIGVKRVRHRNNGFELLQGNSVFSGAILGGCIETMYDMFDNTRHNDSPALCHRYHLFPSIDDWHGKILLLESSEERTKPGLYQKMLQALKATGIFEVINGILVGKPIDEVYYEDYKRLLISEINKPDLPIVYNVNIGHATPRCIIPLGIEAMVDADEQVIRFA, via the coding sequence ATGACGATAAAAAAACTAGCAATCATCAGTCTTTCGCGGGGTTTGCTCGGCGAGCCGTTTATTAAGCACGAGGAAGAATTGGGCTTTAGGCGTTTACGCTCATACGGGATAGAAGTCGTTACTACTGCAAATGCCTGTAAAGGAATTGATTTTCTTCAAAGTCATCCCGAAGCCCGTGCGAAGGATTTATTGGATGCTTTCTCCGATCCGTCTATCGATATGATCCTGTGCGCAATCGGCGGAGACGACACATACAAGTTGCTGCCGTATTTATTTGAACATGATGAACTACGGAAGGCGGTACAACACAGCAAAAAGATCTTCCTCGGATTCTCCGATACAACGATGAATCATTTTATGCTGCATAACGTAGGCGTGAATACTTTTTACGGTCAGTCGTTTGTGGCGGATATCTGCGAACTTGAAGATGAAATGCTGCCGTATTCAAAAAAGTATTTTGAAGAATTGATTACAACCGGCACAATAAAAGAAATCCGCCCGAGCGATATGTGGTATAGTGAGCGTACGGCATTTGATGAATCACAGATCGGTGTAAAAAGAGTGCGGCACCGGAACAATGGATTTGAATTGTTGCAAGGGAATTCCGTATTCTCCGGCGCTATTCTCGGAGGCTGCATTGAAACAATGTATGATATGTTTGACAACACCCGCCATAATGACAGCCCTGCTTTGTGCCACCGGTATCATCTTTTCCCGAGCATTGACGATTGGCATGGTAAAATACTGCTTTTGGAATCGAGCGAAGAGCGCACAAAACCAGGGCTATATCAAAAGATGCTGCAAGCCTTAAAAGCAACCGGGATTTTTGAAGTTATAAACGGCATCCTTGTCGGCAAGCCTATTGACGAAGTATATTACGAAGACTACAAACGCCTTTTAATCAGCGAAATCAACAAACCGGATTTACCGATTGTGTACAACGTTAATATCGGACACGCGACACCGCGGTGTATTATTCCGCTCGGCATTGAGGCGATGGTTGATGCGGATGAACAGGTTATACGGTTTGCATGA
- a CDS encoding sister chromatid cohesion protein PDS5: MTDKEILKELSVITKDKVHWNTAIDDVAAKLGEQYSADVKAKALWLLGEMGLQYPLSVQPYIEQIADYLKDGNPKLRERSVNALGRIGRANKDLILPYFDTMMNMRSDTAEAVRLAFVWACENIATGAPELFCDTLDLFYELISDKGERVRIEAPEMFRVMGKRLPHSVEPYLEKLEWFAQHDPHPVVRIHSGGAIRITKKALEESKYATDE, from the coding sequence ATGACAGACAAAGAGATACTGAAAGAATTAAGCGTAATCACAAAAGACAAGGTGCATTGGAACACAGCGATTGATGATGTCGCAGCAAAACTCGGCGAACAGTATTCAGCGGATGTAAAAGCAAAAGCGTTGTGGCTTCTCGGTGAAATGGGATTACAGTATCCGTTATCGGTGCAGCCGTATATTGAACAAATTGCGGACTATTTAAAAGACGGTAATCCGAAACTGCGGGAGCGCTCGGTAAACGCATTGGGGCGAATAGGCAGGGCAAACAAGGATTTGATTCTCCCTTATTTTGACACAATGATGAATATGCGCTCCGACACAGCAGAAGCGGTACGGCTTGCGTTTGTATGGGCTTGTGAAAATATTGCAACAGGCGCGCCGGAACTTTTTTGCGACACATTGGATTTGTTCTATGAGTTGATATCGGATAAGGGAGAGCGCGTACGAATTGAGGCGCCTGAAATGTTTCGGGTAATGGGAAAACGGCTGCCGCATTCTGTAGAACCGTACTTGGAAAAACTGGAATGGTTTGCACAACATGATCCGCATCCTGTTGTCCGTATTCACAGCGGCGGTGCAATTCGCATAACGAAAAAAGCATTGGAGGAAAGTAAATATGCCACAGATGAGTAA
- a CDS encoding threonine aldolase family protein has protein sequence MNTQNRLSFSSDYMEGAHPAIIQRLVQTNMEQTAGYGTDEYCERARALIRKACQCPEAAVHFLVGGTQTNATVIDALLNRYEGVIAAETGHVAVHEAGAIEFGGHKVLSIACDKGKITAASVKRYLQDFYADGNYEHMVYPGMVYISQPTEYGTLYSKQEMTAISAVCREYHIPLYVDGARLAYALACKENDVTLADFATLCDAFYIGGTKCGALFGEAVVIPDPKRSPHFFTIMKQHGALLAKGRLLGIQFETLFTDDLYLHIGENAIRAADTIRSFLASHGYEQYFTAPTNQIFIVLENTRYAELSKKIAFGFWEKKDDSHTVVRIATDWATTPENVEKLLQALA, from the coding sequence ATGAACACTCAAAATAGACTCTCTTTTTCTTCGGATTACATGGAAGGGGCTCATCCTGCGATTATCCAGCGCCTTGTACAAACAAATATGGAACAGACGGCAGGATACGGAACCGACGAATATTGTGAACGGGCACGTGCCCTTATCAGAAAAGCGTGCCAATGCCCTGAGGCGGCGGTGCATTTTCTTGTCGGCGGTACGCAGACAAACGCAACGGTTATCGATGCACTCCTTAACCGGTATGAGGGTGTTATCGCAGCTGAAACCGGTCATGTCGCTGTACACGAAGCGGGCGCAATAGAGTTCGGCGGGCATAAAGTGCTTTCTATTGCCTGCGACAAAGGTAAAATCACGGCCGCTTCGGTTAAGCGGTATCTACAGGATTTTTATGCGGACGGAAACTATGAACACATGGTATATCCGGGGATGGTATATATCTCGCAGCCGACGGAATACGGAACGCTCTACAGCAAGCAGGAGATGACCGCAATCAGTGCAGTGTGCCGCGAGTATCATATTCCGCTGTATGTTGACGGAGCGCGGCTTGCGTATGCGCTTGCCTGCAAAGAAAACGATGTAACGCTTGCAGACTTTGCAACGCTCTGTGATGCCTTTTACATCGGCGGCACGAAATGCGGCGCACTCTTCGGCGAAGCGGTTGTTATTCCCGATCCGAAACGTAGCCCACATTTTTTTACTATTATGAAACAGCACGGTGCGTTGCTCGCAAAAGGAAGACTGCTCGGCATTCAGTTTGAAACACTTTTTACCGATGACCTGTATCTTCATATCGGGGAAAATGCGATCCGAGCCGCCGATACCATTCGCTCATTCCTTGCCTCACACGGGTATGAACAATATTTTACGGCGCCGACAAATCAGATTTTCATCGTCCTTGAAAATACACGCTATGCAGAACTTTCAAAAAAAATCGCATTCGGGTTTTGGGAAAAGAAAGATGATTCGCACACCGTTGTCCGCATCGCAACCGACTGGGCAACCACGCCTGAGAACGTAGAAAAGCTCTTACAAGCACTTGCATAA
- the thrS gene encoding threonine--tRNA ligase, whose translation MNYSLPKSEKLPLLRHSIAHIMAEAVMNLFPGTKVAIGPAVEHGFYYDFDLPTSITQDDLARIEKEMRRLLSTPQNFVKEVIGRQEALELFKDQPYKCELINDLPQDAEISIYRSGNFVDLCRGPHVANSKEINAQSFKLQKIAGAYWRGDEKRPMLTRIYGTAWETPNDLKTYLTMQAEAEKNDHRKIGRELDLFHIEEDNPGEVFWHPNGWTLYLTVQQHVRQKIKEDGYVEVNTPFVMPQSLWLRSGHWEKYKENMFITESEKRVFALKPMNCPGHVEIFKQGIKSYRDLPLRIAEFGSCTRNEPSGSLHGIMRVRGFVQDDAHIFCTEEQISSEVCKFCNLLKSLYRDFGFDDKAILVKFSTRPEKRVGDDATWDRAENALAEACKAAGLEYEIAPGEGAFYGPKLEFTLVDALGREWQCGTIQADYQLPSKERLNAEYIGEDNQKHQPVMLHRAALGSLERFIGILIEQFGGALPPWLSPVQAMVIPVAPVFNEYAESIAASLSKAGFRVKADIDTDRMNAKIRKYQEQKIPYQLVVGEKEKQNNSVTVRLLKGAQKTMSVDEFTAFLKLKTDTVATSAEF comes from the coding sequence ATGAACTATTCATTACCGAAATCAGAAAAATTACCGTTACTACGGCACAGTATTGCACACATAATGGCAGAAGCTGTTATGAATTTATTCCCCGGCACAAAGGTCGCTATTGGACCTGCTGTTGAACACGGGTTTTATTATGATTTTGACCTTCCGACATCGATCACGCAGGATGATCTTGCTCGCATCGAAAAAGAAATGCGCCGTCTTCTATCAACTCCGCAAAACTTTGTAAAAGAAGTTATCGGTCGGCAAGAAGCGCTTGAGCTTTTTAAGGATCAACCGTACAAATGCGAGCTTATCAATGATTTACCTCAAGATGCGGAAATCTCGATTTACCGGTCGGGTAATTTTGTCGATTTATGCAGAGGGCCGCATGTTGCCAATTCAAAAGAAATTAACGCGCAAAGTTTTAAGCTGCAAAAAATTGCGGGCGCCTATTGGCGCGGCGATGAAAAACGCCCGATGCTGACCCGTATCTATGGTACGGCATGGGAAACGCCCAATGATCTTAAAACATATCTGACTATGCAGGCGGAAGCGGAAAAAAACGATCACCGCAAAATAGGACGGGAACTCGACTTATTCCATATCGAAGAAGACAATCCCGGCGAAGTATTCTGGCACCCGAACGGCTGGACACTCTATTTAACCGTGCAGCAGCATGTACGCCAGAAGATTAAAGAAGACGGCTATGTTGAGGTAAATACCCCCTTTGTTATGCCGCAGAGTCTCTGGCTTCGGTCGGGGCACTGGGAAAAATACAAGGAAAATATGTTTATCACCGAAAGTGAAAAACGGGTGTTTGCGCTTAAACCGATGAACTGTCCCGGACACGTTGAAATTTTTAAACAGGGAATAAAGAGCTACCGCGATTTGCCGCTGCGTATTGCGGAGTTCGGCTCCTGTACGCGGAATGAGCCTTCCGGCTCCTTGCACGGTATTATGCGGGTGCGTGGTTTTGTGCAAGACGATGCGCATATTTTCTGTACGGAAGAACAAATTTCCTCCGAAGTGTGCAAGTTCTGTAACTTGCTTAAATCGCTCTATCGGGATTTCGGCTTTGACGATAAAGCCATACTCGTCAAGTTTTCTACGCGGCCTGAAAAACGGGTCGGCGATGATGCAACGTGGGATAGGGCAGAGAATGCGCTTGCGGAAGCGTGTAAAGCCGCCGGTCTTGAGTACGAGATTGCCCCCGGAGAAGGAGCTTTTTACGGGCCGAAGCTGGAGTTTACGCTTGTCGATGCGCTTGGCCGAGAATGGCAATGCGGTACCATACAGGCGGACTATCAGTTGCCTTCTAAGGAACGGTTGAATGCCGAGTATATCGGAGAGGATAACCAAAAGCATCAGCCCGTTATGCTGCACCGCGCGGCGCTCGGTTCGCTGGAACGGTTTATCGGTATTTTGATTGAACAATTCGGCGGTGCGCTGCCCCCGTGGCTCTCTCCGGTGCAGGCAATGGTTATTCCCGTCGCTCCCGTATTCAACGAATATGCCGAGAGTATTGCCGCCTCTCTTTCAAAAGCCGGCTTTCGCGTAAAGGCTGATATTGATACCGACCGTATGAATGCAAAGATACGGAAGTATCAGGAACAAAAAATTCCGTATCAGCTTGTTGTCGGCGAAAAAGAAAAGCAGAACAACAGTGTTACCGTCCGGCTTTTGAAAGGAGCGCAAAAAACGATGTCCGTCGATGAATTTACAGCTTTCTTAAAACTCAAGACCGACACCGTTGCAACAAGCGCGGAATTTTAA
- a CDS encoding DUF1667 domain-containing protein produces the protein MKEFTCVSCPMGCRLRAIEKDGACTIEGYSCKRGLEYGLQEMKDPRRNISSTVRIENGFLSALPVKTAAPIPKGMIFQVMKEINKIRVTAPVKTGAVIIPDVLHTGIDIVATRDMPCRAE, from the coding sequence ATGAAAGAATTTACCTGTGTTTCCTGTCCTATGGGCTGTAGGCTCCGGGCAATCGAAAAAGACGGCGCCTGCACAATAGAAGGATATAGCTGTAAACGAGGACTTGAGTACGGCTTGCAGGAAATGAAAGATCCTCGAAGGAACATCAGCTCGACGGTGCGCATTGAAAACGGCTTTTTATCGGCACTTCCCGTTAAAACAGCGGCACCTATTCCGAAAGGTATGATTTTTCAGGTGATGAAAGAGATCAACAAAATCAGGGTAACGGCGCCGGTGAAGACAGGAGCAGTCATTATTCCCGATGTGCTTCATACGGGCATCGACATTGTCGCAACCCGCGATATGCCATGCCGCGCTGAGTAG
- a CDS encoding phosphoglycerate kinase yields MVKTVRDVDLHGKRVIMRVDFNVPMKDGVVQDDTRIVAALPTIKYILEQKPRSLVLMSHLGDPAKDSKKAEEKAAKDGKPFDKEAYIAGKHKMKPVAAYLGKLLGMPVRLADSCKGQKAVVDALPEGGILMLENTRFHPEETSKDTAEQEALAKELASYGDVYVNDAFGTAHRAHASTATIAKFMKVKVAGFLMEKEVKYIEPMVKNPPKPMVAIIGGAKVSSKIAVLDSLLKNAAALIIGGGMAYTFLKAQGHSIGKSLVEDDFIDTAKKLLTDAKAKGVKIILPVDHICAASFAADAKPESIDGCDIPDSLMGMDVGPKTIELYKAEILNAKSIVWNGPVGVFEFEAFSHGTEAVAHLVAEATGKGAVTVVGGGDSVAAVNKFHLADKMSHVSTGGGASLEFLEGKTLPGIACLDA; encoded by the coding sequence ATGGTTAAAACGGTAAGAGATGTAGATCTTCACGGCAAGCGTGTTATCATGCGGGTTGATTTTAATGTTCCGATGAAGGACGGGGTTGTGCAGGACGATACGCGAATCGTTGCAGCATTACCGACTATCAAATATATTTTAGAGCAAAAGCCGCGTTCGTTGGTGTTGATGAGCCACCTCGGCGATCCTGCCAAAGATTCAAAGAAAGCTGAGGAAAAAGCGGCTAAGGACGGCAAGCCGTTTGATAAAGAGGCCTACATCGCCGGTAAGCATAAGATGAAGCCGGTAGCGGCATATTTGGGAAAACTGTTAGGTATGCCCGTTCGGCTTGCCGATTCCTGCAAGGGGCAAAAGGCGGTAGTCGATGCACTTCCCGAAGGCGGTATCTTGATGCTGGAGAATACGCGCTTCCATCCCGAAGAAACCTCGAAGGACACTGCAGAACAGGAAGCGCTTGCGAAAGAGCTTGCCTCTTACGGCGACGTATACGTCAATGATGCGTTCGGCACCGCTCACCGTGCTCATGCTTCCACAGCGACCATCGCGAAATTTATGAAGGTAAAAGTTGCCGGTTTTTTAATGGAGAAAGAAGTTAAATATATTGAACCGATGGTAAAAAATCCGCCCAAACCGATGGTCGCCATCATCGGCGGCGCAAAAGTTTCTTCAAAAATTGCCGTACTGGACAGCCTTTTGAAAAATGCCGCTGCGCTGATTATCGGCGGCGGTATGGCGTATACCTTCCTTAAAGCGCAAGGCCATTCAATCGGGAAGTCCTTAGTCGAAGATGATTTTATCGACACGGCAAAGAAACTTTTGACCGATGCAAAGGCAAAGGGCGTTAAAATAATCCTGCCGGTGGATCATATTTGTGCCGCCTCTTTCGCCGCCGATGCAAAACCGGAAAGCATAGACGGCTGCGACATCCCCGATTCGCTTATGGGAATGGATGTCGGGCCTAAAACCATCGAATTATACAAGGCGGAAATCTTAAACGCAAAGTCCATCGTATGGAACGGGCCGGTCGGCGTGTTTGAATTTGAAGCTTTCTCCCACGGAACGGAAGCGGTTGCCCACCTTGTGGCCGAAGCGACCGGAAAAGGCGCAGTAACGGTAGTCGGCGGCGGGGATTCCGTTGCGGCTGTCAACAAGTTCCATCTTGCCGATAAGATGAGCCATGTATCTACCGGCGGCGGCGCCTCACTCGAATTCTTGGAAGGGAAAACATTGCCGGGCATCGCCTGTCTCGATGCATAA
- a CDS encoding HAD family hydrolase, whose protein sequence is MIKALILDYGNVISLTDTKAIDETMATETGIPVEAFGNLYSTQRSDFDRGIINGEEMYKRLLQNNGYEEAAKDAGLLKKMVDIDLAAWRTLNKDVCDWALNIQKQGFKLGILSNMPYQFLDRYEKEIPPFVAADYACFSCRLHLIKPEPEIYLNCLEGLGISADEAVFFDDLERNIEAAQKLGFHAFVWTGLAQAQKDWLSCL, encoded by the coding sequence ATGATTAAAGCATTGATTTTGGATTACGGCAATGTGATTTCTTTAACTGACACGAAAGCTATCGATGAAACAATGGCTACCGAAACCGGTATTCCGGTGGAAGCTTTTGGAAATCTCTACAGTACACAACGAAGCGATTTTGATCGAGGCATCATCAATGGTGAGGAAATGTACAAACGCTTACTGCAAAATAACGGCTATGAAGAAGCTGCTAAAGACGCCGGATTATTGAAAAAGATGGTAGATATTGATCTAGCCGCTTGGAGAACTTTAAATAAAGATGTCTGCGATTGGGCTTTAAATATTCAAAAACAAGGCTTCAAGCTGGGTATTCTTTCCAATATGCCGTATCAATTTTTAGATCGATATGAAAAAGAAATTCCACCCTTTGTGGCTGCCGATTATGCATGCTTTTCATGCCGATTGCATCTGATAAAACCCGAACCTGAAATTTACCTCAATTGTCTTGAAGGTTTAGGTATCAGTGCAGATGAAGCTGTTTTTTTTGATGACCTTGAACGGAATATCGAAGCAGCTCAAAAACTTGGATTTCACGCTTTTGTATGGACGGGATTGGCGCAAGCGCAAAAAGATTGGCTTTCTTGTCTGTAA
- a CDS encoding DUF5312 domain-containing protein — protein sequence MNPQVSTFDKLVDSLSTEEAQTMLARIAENMKMSEDIQTDSKKEPLLSNTELQKSIRINDEPFFIRLWLRLKSFFKSLPIETVYEEELIRRLGKDLHYEYKQYINIKGNVFTKDFYELLRELRKTQLFFTSLLSAYDTDKGNFYLLVSSFVAPDVYLKLMYNTDPFSCVPSSQANANLRAELLKKIDESFSLMTTDYKAGMYQAANAIEWMRYFCELPIDKAVLRFTVNPAADPSCSVYLLSAEISMLASVLSTTKPIPDVVLQALFLLSKQDKLNDKTVNMDEESVDFISQASHALEAIKEFSVKIPILDLARYTLKSIHWEPQRLEGGEDWFQLFKVAWKKRFSERWQLWASEQRRAQLSRQMLDLLKTDRLEPLMYRPWEDSWLVLRFKREFSFSFLSSFFSRLYPSFVQPVLKTLLMEGNFYRRENLAEYTNAFTALEKQQSCISTFETRLSPEGEIGAAFIQLKEKTVASLKSKNSLEALMKNIETEAKQIITSSQNAFKILIALLNGFIDGNKNSVYAPLLNWLLIQGNDNAEFRKRVEGVKKLLQEVASILSEADKIEAD from the coding sequence ATGAATCCTCAAGTTTCTACATTTGATAAGTTAGTTGATTCTCTTTCCACGGAAGAAGCGCAGACAATGCTCGCGCGTATTGCTGAGAATATGAAGATGTCTGAAGATATACAGACGGATTCTAAAAAAGAGCCGTTGCTGAGTAATACTGAATTACAGAAAAGTATTCGGATAAATGATGAACCTTTTTTTATTCGTTTATGGCTGCGTCTCAAATCTTTTTTTAAATCATTACCCATTGAAACGGTATATGAAGAGGAATTGATTCGGCGTCTTGGAAAGGATTTGCATTATGAGTATAAGCAATACATCAATATAAAAGGAAATGTCTTTACAAAAGATTTTTATGAATTGTTGCGAGAATTACGAAAAACGCAATTGTTTTTTACGTCTCTTTTATCGGCTTATGATACTGACAAAGGAAATTTTTACTTATTGGTAAGTTCTTTCGTTGCTCCGGATGTGTATTTAAAATTAATGTATAACACGGATCCTTTTAGTTGTGTTCCAAGTTCTCAGGCAAACGCCAATCTCCGAGCTGAACTTTTGAAGAAAATTGATGAATCATTTTCTCTGATGACGACGGATTATAAGGCTGGAATGTACCAGGCGGCTAATGCAATTGAATGGATGCGATATTTTTGTGAATTGCCGATTGATAAAGCTGTTTTACGTTTTACCGTAAATCCGGCAGCTGACCCCTCCTGTTCCGTTTATCTGCTTTCTGCAGAGATTAGTATGCTTGCATCGGTACTCAGTACAACAAAACCAATCCCTGATGTTGTACTTCAAGCTTTGTTTTTGTTATCAAAACAAGATAAGTTGAATGATAAAACGGTTAATATGGATGAAGAATCGGTTGACTTTATCTCACAGGCTTCTCATGCTTTGGAAGCAATTAAAGAATTTTCTGTGAAAATTCCAATTTTGGACTTAGCCCGTTATACGTTAAAATCGATACATTGGGAACCGCAACGTCTTGAAGGCGGTGAAGATTGGTTTCAACTCTTTAAAGTAGCATGGAAAAAACGATTTAGTGAACGGTGGCAGTTGTGGGCTTCAGAGCAAAGACGCGCTCAATTAAGCCGTCAGATGCTGGATTTGTTGAAAACTGATCGGCTTGAACCTTTGATGTACCGTCCATGGGAAGATTCATGGCTTGTGCTTCGATTTAAGCGTGAATTTTCATTTAGCTTCCTTTCGTCTTTTTTTTCAAGATTATATCCATCTTTTGTGCAACCGGTGTTAAAAACGTTGTTGATGGAGGGAAATTTTTATCGTCGTGAGAATCTTGCAGAATATACGAATGCCTTTACTGCATTGGAAAAGCAGCAAAGTTGTATTAGCACTTTTGAAACACGATTATCTCCTGAGGGGGAAATCGGAGCAGCCTTTATCCAATTAAAAGAGAAAACTGTAGCAAGTTTAAAGAGTAAGAATAGTCTTGAAGCATTAATGAAAAATATCGAAACCGAAGCTAAGCAAATTATTACTTCTTCTCAGAATGCATTCAAAATATTGATTGCTTTACTGAACGGTTTTATTGATGGTAATAAAAATAGCGTATATGCACCGCTTTTAAATTGGCTGCTTATCCAAGGAAATGATAATGCAGAGTTTAGAAAGCGAGTAGAAGGTGTAAAGAAATTATTGCAAGAAGTAGCAAGTATTCTGTCGGAAGCGGATAAGATTGAAGCAGATTGA
- a CDS encoding CheR family methyltransferase translates to MAEFLSDRNFELFKDLIYNESGITFSVTNRSILESRLKDRLRENKMDDLDAYYKILTSNKEELKIMLDSVTTNLTRFFRNQPHFDALVHYVIPEMVKIKQAAGQKQIHIWSAGCSTGEEPYTIAMVMKRHLPPGFTADILASDLSFKSLVVGKQGFYPENRVVGIPDDYLAQYLTKQGNGYQINPEIMKMVRFDYHNLKHDANRNNVDILFCRNVIIYFDEPAQQAVINRFWDAMAPHSFLFIGHSESLFGMDTKFEFLKTEWACLYQKNVK, encoded by the coding sequence ATGGCAGAATTTCTAAGTGACCGCAACTTTGAACTCTTTAAGGACTTAATATACAATGAAAGCGGTATCACTTTTTCTGTAACAAACCGATCCATTTTGGAAAGCCGTTTGAAAGATCGTTTACGCGAGAACAAAATGGACGATCTTGATGCGTACTATAAAATTCTGACTTCAAATAAAGAAGAACTGAAAATTATGTTAGATTCGGTTACCACCAATCTAACCCGTTTTTTCAGAAATCAACCTCATTTCGATGCTTTAGTTCATTATGTTATTCCTGAAATGGTCAAGATAAAACAAGCCGCAGGGCAAAAGCAAATTCATATTTGGAGTGCGGGGTGCTCTACGGGTGAAGAACCGTATACGATTGCGATGGTTATGAAGCGACATTTGCCGCCGGGTTTTACAGCTGATATCCTTGCTTCAGATCTGTCTTTTAAGTCGTTGGTTGTTGGAAAACAAGGCTTTTATCCGGAAAACCGTGTAGTCGGGATTCCTGATGATTATCTGGCTCAGTATTTAACTAAACAAGGAAATGGCTATCAAATAAATCCTGAGATTATGAAAATGGTTAGGTTTGATTATCATAATTTAAAACATGATGCCAATAGGAATAACGTCGATATCCTTTTTTGTCGTAATGTAATTATCTATTTTGATGAACCGGCTCAACAGGCTGTTATTAATCGTTTCTGGGATGCGATGGCTCCTCACTCATTTCTTTTTATTGGACATTCAGAATCTTTATTCGGTATGGATACGAAGTTTGAGTTTCTTAAAACTGAATGGGCGTGTTTGTACCAAAAAAATGTTAAGTAG
- a CDS encoding protein-glutamate methylesterase/protein-glutamine glutaminase, producing MEDIKVLIVDDSALMRSLIGKIIDGTPGLTVADKAMNGRFALQKLERVQPDIIVLDLEMPEMNGIEFLHERKRLKIDIPVIILSSIAKEGARITMDCLELGASDFVTKPSGSESANLATVASQLVEFLQAYGRQYQLKKQASIGIKTPPVAPAPHYIHTSHPQTAPQAHTVASGTSAFATPPEKAEKPMQVRQPGKLEIIAIGISTGGPNALREVFAELDPNLPQPIVVVQHMPPGFTYEFANSLNKICPLEVKEAQEGDLVKPGRILIAQGGKHLLVEKKPLGVIAHISDAPPQSGHRPSADVLFASVAEQFQNRALGIIMTGMGKDGAASLTRLYQEGSRTIGQDEASAIVYGMPRVAYEMGGVMEQVSLSNMASAINRYGREFA from the coding sequence ATGGAAGATATAAAAGTTTTAATAGTAGATGACTCGGCCTTGATGCGAAGTTTGATTGGAAAAATAATCGATGGAACACCCGGATTGACTGTTGCTGATAAAGCGATGAATGGACGATTCGCCTTACAAAAGTTAGAGCGCGTTCAGCCTGATATTATTGTGCTTGATCTCGAAATGCCGGAAATGAATGGAATAGAATTTTTGCATGAGCGAAAAAGACTTAAGATTGATATTCCGGTAATCATTCTGTCCAGTATTGCAAAAGAGGGTGCTCGTATTACAATGGATTGTCTGGAACTCGGCGCTAGTGATTTTGTTACTAAGCCTTCCGGATCCGAATCGGCAAACTTAGCTACGGTCGCCAGTCAGCTTGTGGAATTTTTACAAGCCTACGGTAGACAGTATCAACTGAAGAAGCAAGCCTCTATTGGTATTAAAACACCTCCAGTCGCTCCTGCACCGCATTATATTCATACGTCCCATCCGCAGACAGCTCCTCAAGCTCATACGGTTGCAAGTGGTACCTCAGCCTTTGCAACACCTCCGGAAAAAGCTGAAAAACCGATGCAAGTTCGTCAGCCGGGAAAACTTGAAATTATTGCAATCGGGATTTCTACTGGTGGCCCGAATGCCTTGCGCGAAGTGTTTGCAGAATTAGATCCGAATCTTCCGCAGCCGATTGTCGTTGTACAGCACATGCCCCCGGGATTTACTTATGAATTTGCGAATAGTCTCAATAAGATATGCCCATTGGAAGTGAAAGAAGCTCAGGAAGGAGATCTTGTAAAGCCGGGACGTATTCTTATTGCACAGGGAGGGAAACACCTTTTAGTTGAGAAAAAACCGCTTGGAGTTATTGCCCATATTTCCGATGCGCCTCCTCAGAGTGGTCATCGTCCGAGTGCGGATGTATTATTTGCTTCTGTAGCAGAACAGTTCCAAAATCGTGCGCTGGGAATTATTATGACAGGTATGGGCAAAGACGGGGCAGCAAGTCTTACACGGTTGTATCAGGAAGGGTCTCGTACTATCGGGCAAGATGAAGCTTCTGCTATTGTATACGGTATGCCCCGTGTTGCGTATGAAATGGGCGGGGTAATGGAACAAGTTTCTTTAAGCAATATGGCTTCCGCTATCAATCGTTATGGAAGGGAGTTTGCCTAA